One region of Rhineura floridana isolate rRhiFlo1 chromosome 20, rRhiFlo1.hap2, whole genome shotgun sequence genomic DNA includes:
- the ZBTB26 gene encoding zinc finger and BTB domain-containing protein 26 has translation MSERAESLHFKFDNYGDSMLQKMDKLREEKKFCDVTVCIDDLEVHGHKIVFAAGSPFLRDQFLLNNSREVRISILQSSEVGRQLLLSCYSGILEFPEMELVNYLTAASFLQMSHIVERCTQALWKFIRPKQQLGNKEEAEQPQTDSSVLKEHPGAGREEEEDEDSLQPDSPCIQPSENSLDMDDSDIQIVKVESIGEVTEVRSKKDQSQFISSAQQSSLHSSEPQHSLINSTVENRVGDLEHGQLHNYALSYAGGDSLIMTSKDTFGPSNRGVDKGLQWHHQCPKCTRVFRHLENYANHLKMHKLFMCLLCGKTFTQKGNLHRHMRVHAGIKPFQCKICGKTFSQKCSLQDHLNLHSGDKPHRCNYCDMVFAHKPVLRKHLKQLHGKNSFDNANERNSQDITVDFDSFSCSSGVDSKGGQQADASQVLDAGQLAQAVLSLRSESTCVN, from the coding sequence ATGTCTGAAAGAGCCGAGAGCCTCCACTTCAAGTTCGACAACTACGGTGACTCGATGCTGCAGAAAATGGACAAGCTGAGGGAAGAGAAAAAGTTTTGTGACGTCACAGTATGCATAGATGACCTTGAGGTTCATGGCCACAAGATCGTCTTTGCCGCTGGTTCCCCCTTTTTAAGGGATCAGTTCCTGTTGAACAACTCCAGAGAAGTAAGAATCTCTATCCTGCAGAGCTCGGAGGTTGGGAGGCAGCTGCTTCTGTCCTGCTACAGTGGCATCTTGGAGTTTCCGGAGATGGAGCTGGTGAACTACTTGACGGCAGCTAGCTTCCTTCAAATGAGCCACATCGTGGAGCGCTGCACACAGGCCCTGTGGAAGTTCATCCGGCCAaaacagcagcttggaaacaaagAGGAAGCGGAGCAACCTCAGACCGACTCTTCAGTGCTAAAGGAGCAcccaggggcagggagggaggaagaagaggacgAGGACTCCTTGCAGCCAGATTCTCCTTGCATCCAACCTTCTGAGAACAGCCTGGACATGGATGACAGCGACATCCAGATCGTGAAGGTGGAGTCCATTGGGGAGGTTACGGAGGTCAGAAGCAAGAAGGACCAGAGCCAGTTTATTTCCTCGGCGCAGCAGAGCAGCCTCCATTCGTCAGAGCCCCAGCATTCCCTCATCAATTCCACCGTGGAGAACCGAGTGGGCGACCTGGAGCATGGGCAGCTCCACAACTACGCCCTCTCGTACGCGGGGGGTGACAGCCTCATAATGACTTCCAAAGACACGTTTGGCCCCAGCAACCGGGGGGTGGACAAAGGCCTCCAGTGGCACCACCAGTGCCCCAAGTGCACGCGCGTCTTCCGGCACCTGGAGAACTACGCCAACCACTTGAAGATGCACAAGCtcttcatgtgcctgctgtgcGGCAAGACCTTCACGCAGAAGGGCAACCTCCACCGGCACATGCGGGTGCATGCAGGGATCAAGCCCTTCCAGTGCAAGATCTGCGGGAAGACCTTCTCGCAGAAGTGCTCCTTGCAGGACCACCTCAACCTGCACAGCGGAGACAAGCCCCACAGGTGCAACTACTGCGACATGGTCTTTGCCCACAAGCCCGTCTTGAGGAAGCATCTGAAGCAGCTCCACGGCAAGAACAGCTTTGACAATGCCAACGAGAGGAATTCCCAGGACATCACCGTGGACTTCGATTCCTTCAGCTGCAGCTCGGGGGTGGACTCGAAAGGCGGCCAGCAAGCTGACGCCAGCCAGGTGCTGGATGCCGGGCAGCTGGCACAAGCGGTGCTCAGTTTACGGAGTGAAAGCACCTGCGTGAACTGA